A window from Musa acuminata AAA Group cultivar baxijiao chromosome BXJ3-10, Cavendish_Baxijiao_AAA, whole genome shotgun sequence encodes these proteins:
- the LOC135651668 gene encoding putative pentatricopeptide repeat-containing protein At1g74580: MGRTLLPKHVAAVIKHQKDPLRALEMFNSAASDDGFKHTLFTYKCMADKLGSHGEFKAMEDVISEMRMNLDNSSLEGVYVGAMRSYGRRGKVQAAVDTFERMDFYGCEPTVISYNAIMNVLVEFGHYDQAHKVYLRMLHKGIVPDIYTFTIRIKSFCRTRRPHAALRLLRNLPQRGCDANAVSYCTIIRGLYEEDCRCEAYNLFEEMLSRKLCPDIVTFNKLIDVLCHKGNVLESYKLVAKVMKRGISLNLFTYNILIQGLCKDSKLSEAVSLLEEMGEGLTPDVITYNTLISGLCKSSNVVEAEQYLHKMANRGCLPDDFTYNTIIDGYCKMGRMQDACKLLKDALFKGFVPDRVTYCSLINGLCEEGDINRAFEVFDEAQGKRLKPDIIIYNSLIKGLSRQGLILQALEVMGEMFENGCSPDIWTYNIIINGLCKMGNVSDATVVLNDAIAKRYLPDVFTFNTLIDGYCKRLKVDKALEIVDRMWTHGIMPDAITYNSILNGLCKAGKTSDVIETFTEMVKKGCHPNIITYNILIENLCNANRVKEASDLLMKMTNEGLTPDTISFNTLIHGFCRNSDLDGAYDLFRKLKQDKFFPTIDTYNIMICAFSEKLNIHMAEKIYNEMIDKGCLPDTYTYSVLVNGFCRTGNTDRAYEFLIVMINKGFIPTMGTFGRVINCLSVTHRVHEAVGLIHIMVRSGVVPEVVHTIFSVDKREIAAPKILVEELMKKGHITYYAYELLYDAIRDKKLLRKQRQMKFREDIVLNQALN, translated from the coding sequence ATGGGCCGCACTTTGCTGCCCAAACATGTAGCCGCCGTGATCAAGCACCAAAAGGACCCACTTCGGGCTCTCGAGATGTTCAATTCGGCGGCGAGTGACGATGGCTTCAAGCACACCCTCTTCACCTACAAGTGCATGGCGGACAAGCTCGGATCCCATGGAGAGTTCAAGGCCATGGAGGATGTAATCTCAGAGATGAGAATGAACCTCGACAACTCCTCGCTCGAAGGGGTATATGTGGGCGCCATGAGGAGCTACGGGCGACGAGGGAAGGTCCAGGCCGCGGTGGATACGTTCGAGAGGATGGATTTCTATGGATGTGAGCCGACTGTTATATCTTACAATGCTATCATGAACGTTTTGGTCGAGTTCGGGCACTACGATCAAGCGCATAAAGTGTACCTCAGAATGCTCCACAAAGGAATTGTTCCCGACATTTACACCTTCACGATCAGGATCAAGTCGTTCTGTCGAACTCGACGACCGCACGCAGCCCTCAGGCTTCTGAGGAATCTGCCGCAGAGAGGGTGCGACGCCAATGCGGTTTCGTATTGCACCATCATCCGTGGTCTCTACGAGGAGGACTGTCGATGTGAGGCCTACAATCTGTTTGAAGAAATGCTAAGTAGAAAACTATGCCCTGATATAGTTACATTTAACAAGCTTATAGATGTCCTCTGTCATAAAGGGAATGTTCTAGAAAGCTACAAGCTTGTTGCCAAGGTTATGAAGAGGGGCATTTCTCTAAACCTGTTCACTTACAATATACTAATCCAAGGTCTGTGTAAGGATAGTAAGTTGTCTGAGGCTGTTTCGTTGTTAGAGGAAATGGGTGAGGGTCTGACTCCGGATGTGATCACCTATAACACACTTATCTCTGGTTTATGCAAAAGTTCCAATGTTGTCGAAGCTGAACAATATCTGCATAAGATGGCAAATCGAGGTTGCCTGCCGGATGATTTTACATATAATACAATCATTGATGGATATTGCAAAATGGGTCGCATGCAAGATGCTTGTAAACTTCTAAAAGATGCACTTTTCAAGGGGTTTGTGCCAGACCGCGTGACTTATTGCTCTCTAATCAATGGGCTCTGCGAGGAAGGTGACATCAACAGGGCATTCGAGGTGTTTGATGAAGCTCAGGGTAAGCGGCTAAAACCTGACATTATTATCTACAATTCACTAATAAAGGGGCTGTCTCGGCAAGGCCTTATACTGCAGGCTTTGGAAGTCATGGGTGAGATGTTCGAAAATGGTTGTAGCCCTGATATTTGGACATATAACATCATCATAAACGGATTATGCAAGATGGGAAATGTTTCTGATGCAACTGTTGTTCTGAATGATGCTATAGCCAAACGATACCTTCCTGATGTTTTTACCTTCAATACATTGATCGATGGCTACTGCAAGCGACTGAAGGTGGATAAAGCTTTGGAAATAGTTGACAGGATGTGGACTCATGGTATTATGCCAGATGCTATCACGTACAATTCCATACTGAATGGCCTCTGCAAAGCTGGAAAAACATCTGATGTCATTGAAACTTTTACAGAGATGGTTAAGAAAGGATGTCATCCAAACATTATCACATACAACATACTCATAGAAAATCTGTGCAATGCCAATAGAGTAAAAGAAGCTTCTGATTTGCTTATGAAGATGACAAATGAAGGATTGACTCCAGATACCATTAGTTTTAACACATTGATACATGGATTCTGCAGGAACAGTGATCTTGATGGAGCCTATGATCTGTTCAGAAAATTGAAACAAGATAAGTTCTTTCCAACAATTGATACATATAACATTATGATCTGTGCATTTTCTGAGAAGCTGAACATTCATATGGCTGAGAAGATTTATAATGAGATGATCGACAAAGGCTGCTTGCCTGACACATACACTTACAGTGTCCTAGTCAATGGATTTTGTAGGACTGGAAATACTGACCGTGCTTATGAATTTCTGATAGTCATGATCAACAAAGGTTTCATTCCAACAATGGGAACATTTGGACGGGTAATAAACTGTCTTTCTGTAACCCACAGAGTTCATGAAGCTGTTGGCCTCATTCACATAATGGTGAGGAGTGGTGTTGTCCCAGAAGTAGTGCATACCATATTCAGTGTTGATAAAAGGGAAATAGCAGCTCCTAAGATTCTTGTGGAGGAGTTGATGAAAAAAGGTCATATAACTTATTATGCTTATGAACTGCTTTATGATGCAATAAGAGATAAAAAGTTATTGAGAAAGCAACGCCAAATGAAATTTCGTGAGGATATTGTACTTAATCAAGCTCTTAATTAG
- the LOC135651023 gene encoding large ribosomal subunit protein eL34-like — MVQRLTYRKRHSYATKSNQTRVVKTPGGRLVYQYTNKRASGPKCPVTGKRIQGIPHLRPAQYKRSRLSRNRRTVNRAYGGVLSGSAVRERIIRAFLVEEQKIVKKVLKIQKAKEKQASKS, encoded by the exons ATGGTGCAAAGATTAACGTATCGTAAGAGGCACAGCTATGCCACCAAATCGAATCAGACGAGGGTTGTCAAGACCCCAG GTGGGAGGCTTGTGTATCAGTACACGAACAAAAGGGCGAGTGGGCCGAAATGCCCTGTCACTGGCAAGAGAATCCAAGGA ATACCTCATCTAAGACCTGCTCAGTACAAGAGATCCAGGTTGTCCAGAAACCGGCGGACTGTGAATCGTGCTTATGGTGGAGTTTTATCTGGAAGTGCTGTTAGAGAAAG AATTATTCGAGCTTTTCTGGTTGAAGAGCAGAAGATTGTTAAGAAAGTTTTGAAGATCCAGAAGGCTAAAGAAAAGCAAGCCTCAAAGAGCTAG
- the LOC135651276 gene encoding uncharacterized protein LOC135651276: MEVRGVASTGNHLGSVLNKPSSHGFYTRMALFFGSCWFFVTDSLIWLFSFVAMHLFRIRKDNNAQGVDLKVSSMHDSTRVEPFPQVGDSYIREEKESPSLSFKFQYQFSDHHKLGEEQLLRPVANEASLKTSIRKYHFLSEKDYAGLMEEPEAKTCSVRASYVQLGLFSLYDDENISGELSTGFESSKSCHLPCDTVHTIDKLDGIREEKFSNVARLEEENTKSSSETNLPSEFERTDQAKFVSEEFSGFDSDTESLSASDGYSVKDLIVDSDSDDLLSEYNHGAETTRASIDGAVYKIKHSEGIRRLEEAQPQLTRDYDSESVSVIGKHSFTGDQRRHANISLDENSLENESGSPQPEQNGLTNRGEAGSNQVRRLDESKLPTSNALQMELMEYNEDELRGTKKQRNLIKGSDDISRHEDEGEKNADSKDGVEAITNEKLELSKGYDVSLDGFLGQEDDGKLIAELDELTQEEEFERKDNVRKKSKEDKKTEMKDLDDEDCDELESLWEHQDLIEQLKMELRRVRAIGLPTIPEASETPRAINDLKLRKMDEKFLHEDPMDELHKFYKCYRERMRKFDILNYQKMYAIGLLQLKDPLLSMGSQKSLLPKITSILSQSFWACSRQSGISPSEKFIKELQHDLEVVYVGQTCLSWEFLRWQYEKARQLPECDPYRSHQYNQVAVEFQQFQVMMQRFIEDEAFQGLRLPNYVKHRCAVENLLLVPVIREDSSKEKMEDQGDGNYIVTSEILEDIMEESIRIFWEFVKADKDETPGILKGLMGTHVELQDAADSELMTDIHSNLHKKEKKLKDILRTGNCLVKKFKRPKEDRSNQDIFFSQVDLKLVARVLRMSTISTDQLVWCHAKLSSITFTERKVQRESSFMLFPCW, encoded by the exons ATGGAAGTCCGAGGAGTTGCTTCTACCGGTAACCATCTCGGTTCTGTTCTTAACAAGCCATCGAGTCACGGTTTTTACACAAGGATGGCTCTCTTTTTTGGCTCCTGCTGGTTCTTCGTCACCGATTCTTTGATTTGGTTGTTCAGTTTCGTTGCCATGCATCTCTTCAG AATTAGGAAAGACAATAACGCTCAGGGAGTTGACCTCAAAGTTTCCTCGATGCATGATTCGACGAGAGTGGAGCCATTTCCCCAAGTCGGTGACTCATATATTAGAGAGGAGAAAGAATCTCCAAGTTTGAGTTTTAAGTTCCAGTATCAGTTCTCCGATCATCATAAACTCGGTGAGGAACAACTGCTGCGACCGGTTGCGAATGAGGCATCTCTGAAGACTAGCATTCGCAAATATCACTTCTTGTCTGAGAAAGATTATGCCGGTCTCATGGAAGAACCAGAAGCCAAAACTTGCAGTGTCCGAGCGTCTTATGTTCAACTCGGCCTTTTCTCTTTGTATGATGACGAGAATATTAGTGGCGAGCTAAGTACTGGTTTTGAATCATCTAAAAGTTGTCACCTACCATGCGATACAGTGCACACGATTGATAAGCTGGATGGGATCAGAGAAGAGAAATTTTCTAATGTTGCGCGGTTGGAGGAGGAGAACACCAAAAGTAGTTCTGAAACTAATTTACCAAGTGAATTTGAAAGAACCGATCAAGCAAAGTTTGTGTCGGAGGAGTTTTCTGGCTTTGATTCCGACACCGAATCCTTAAGTGCAAGTGATGGTTATTCCGTGAAGGACCTCATCGTTGATTCAGATAGTGATGACTTGTTGTCCGAGTATAATCATGGAGCAGAAACCACACGAGCTTCCATTGATGGCGCTGTATACAAAATAAAGCACTCGGAAGGTATCAGAAGACTGGAAGAAGCACAGCCACAACTCACTCGTGATTATGATTCAGAATCTGTTTCTGTAATCGGTAAACATTCTTTCACTGGTGATCAGAGAAGACATGCAAACATCAGCCTAGATGAAAATTCTCTAGAAAATGAATCAGGCAGCCCCCAACCTGAGCAAAATGGGTTGACGAATCGTGGGGAAGCTGGATCAAATCAAGTTCGGAGGCTTGATGAATCAAAACTGCCGACTTCAAATGCCTTGCAAATGGAACTTATGGAATATAACGAGGATGAGCTTCGCGGAACTAAAAAGCAGAGAAATCTCATAAAAGGTTCTGACGACATCAGCAGACATGAGGATGAGGGTGAAAAAAATGCAGATAGCAAAGATGGCGTTGAAGCTATCACAAACGAAAAGTTGGAGCTTTCAAAAGGATATGATGTTTCCCTTGACGGGTTTCTCGGACAAGAGGATGATGGTAAGCTCATAGCAGAATTGGATGAACTGACACAGGAAGAAGAGTTTGAAAGGAAAGATAATGTACGAAAGAAAAGCAAGGAGGACAAAAAGACAGAGATGAAAGATTTGGACGATGAGGATTGCGATGAGTTGGAGTCTCTCTGGGAACATCAAGATCTAATAGAACAGCTCAAAATGGAACTGAGAAGAGTGAGGGCCATCGGTCTGCCGACCATCCCAGAGGCATCAGAAACGCCCAGAGCGATCAATGATCTGAAACTACGGAAGATGGATGAGAAGTTTCTGCATGAGGACCCCATGGATGAGCTACACAAGTTCTACAAGTGTTATAGAGAGAGGATGAGGAAATTTGACATCTTAAACTATCAAAAAATGTATGCCATAG GCTTACTCCAGCTGAAGGACCCCCTTCTGTCAATGGGATCACAAAAGTCCCTACTTCCCAAGATCACATCCATTCTTTCTCAAAGTTTCTGGGCCTGTAGTCGTCAATCTGGTATCAGTCCATCGGAGAAGTTCATCAAGGAGCTACAACATGACTTGGAAGTGGTTTATGTTGGGCAAACATGCCTTTCATGGGAGTTTTTGCGTTGGCAGTACGAGAAAGCGCGGCAGCTACCAGAATGTGATCCGTATCGGAGCCATCAGTACAACCAAGTGGCTGTAGAATTCCAACAGTTTCAGGTGATGATGCAAAGGTTTATAGAGGATGAGGCTTTTCAAGGGCTGAGATTACCCAATTATGTTAAACATAGATGTGCTGTTGAGAATCTTCTCCTAGTGCCAGTCATAAGAG AGGATAGCTCCAAGGAGAAGATGGAGGATCAAGGCGATGGTAATTATATTGTTACTAGTGAAATACTAGAAGACATCATGGAGGAGTCCATTAGGATCTTTTGGGAATTCGTCAAGGCAGACAAGGATGAAACTCCAGGGATTCTGAAGGGTTTGATGGGAACTCATGTTGAACTGCAGGATGCAGCAGATTCTGAGCTCATGACAGACATCCACTCCAATTTGCACAAG aaagaaaagaaactaaAAGACATTTTACGAACCGGTAATTGCCTTGTCAAGAAGTTCAAAAGGCCTAAAGAAGACAGATCTAATCAGGATATCTTCTTCTCTCAAGTAGACCTCAAGCTGGTAGCAAGAGTACTCAGAATGTCAACAATTTCAACTGATCAGCTCGTGTGGTGTCATGCAAAATTGAGCAGTATAACATTCACAGAGAGAAAAGTTCAGAGAGAGTcttcttttatgctcttcccatgCTGGTAG
- the LOC135650436 gene encoding zinc-finger homeodomain protein 9-like translates to MDHTTKVAEPETEGKTLSFPNGTLRKHHQRQLAVAVEEFLYRECLKNHAASLGGHALDGCGEFMLSPAADPADPSSLRCVACGCHRNFHRRLPDPLHHRHRHHDREGEDERNRVGGDEEESEMDGRREPTRTHRSSNSPPPFYSAPRMLLALNGGPGPIPVRPIVTPIAAVAAATPMAADIAQPRKRFRTRFTPGQKERMQELSERLGWRMQKRDEGKVEECCRQIGVDKGVFKVWMHNNKHAFFGQARKGGTGGGCGGSRTGNGVDGGDVVGRVEETSHSANGVDDSGGGNGHAMNGSSSSS, encoded by the coding sequence ATGGACCACACCACAAAGGTCGCGGAGCCGGAGACTGAAGGCAAAACCCTCTCCTTCCCCAACGGCACGCTGAGGAAGCACCACCAGCGGCAGCTAGCAGTGGCGGTCGAGGAGTTCCTGTACCGGGAGTGCCTTAAAAACCACGCGGCCAGCCTCGGCGGTCACGCTCTCGACGGCTGCGGCGAGTTCATGCTCTCGCCCGCAGCTGACCCCGCTGACCCCTCCTCCCTCCGCTGCGTCGCCTGCGGCTGCCACCGCAACTTCCACCGCCGGCTCCCGGATCCCCTCCACCACCGCCACCGGCACCATGACCGGGAAGGGGAGGATGAGAGGAACAGGGTGGGGGGAGACGAGGAGGAGTCGGAGATGGATGGCAGGCGGGAACCCACTCGGACCCACCGGAGCTCGAACTCACCTCCGCCCTTCTACTCTGCTCCCCGCATGCTCCTCGCTCTCAACGGCGGCCCGGGCCCGATCCCGGTTAGGCCTATCGTCACCCCCATCGCGGCCGTGGCCGCGGCGACGCCGATGGCGGCGGATATAGCGCAGCCGAGAAAAAGGTTCCGGACTAGGTTCACCCCGGGTCAGAAGGAGCGGATGCAGGAGCTGTCGGAACGGCTGGGGTGGCGGATGCAGAAGAGGGACGAGGGGAAGGTGGAGGAATGCTGTCGGCAGATAGGCGTGGACAAGGGCGTGTTCAAGGTCTGGATGCACAACAACAAGCACGCCTTCTTCGGCCAAGCAAGGAAAGGCGGGACCGGTGGCGGCTGCGGAGGCAGCAGGACTGGTAACGGCGTCGATGGCGGAGACGTCGTCGGTCGAGTTGAGGAGACCAGTCACAGCGCGAACGGCGTCGACGACAGCGGCGGTGGCAATGGCCATGCGATGAATGGTTCTTCCTCCTCGTCTTGA